GTGGATCCCGGTCAGGTCCCGGACCACGGGCGCGGCGGGCGAGTCCAGCGCGCCGCGGCCCACGCCCACCACGGCGGCGGGACCGGCGGCGACCGCCGCGGCCAGGCCGTTGCCGCTGTCCTCGAAGATCGCGCACTCGCCGATCGGCACGCCGACCCGCCGCGCCCCGAGCAGGTAGCCCTCGGGGTCCGGTTTGCCCCGCGACACGTCGGCCGCCGTCACAACCACGGGCGCGAGCGGCAGCCCCGCGGCGGCGAGGCGGGCTTCGAGCAACGACCGCGACGCCGACGTGACCACGGCCCAGTCACCCGCCAAGCTCGCGAGCAGCTCGGCCGCGCCGGGGATCGCGACGGTGGTGCCGGCGTCGCCGATCTCCAGCTCGTCGATCCGGCGCAGGCCTTTCTCGGCCTGGTCTTCGGGCAGGTGCAGCCGCACCGTCTCCGTGGACCGGCGGCCGTGCACGCCGTCGAGCACGACGGCCGGGTCCAGCGCGTACTCATGTGCCCACCGCGTCCACGACCGCTCGCCCGACGCCGCGGAATCCACCAGCACCCCGTCGACGTCGAACAGCACCGCACGGCATTCCACGATCATGCTTTTCCTGCCACACAACGGAAGTACAAGAACCGCGGCTTCGTCCGCAGCCCCTTCACGACCCGCGGGTCGGCCTCGTCGGCCTCGGCCACGGCCATCGGTTCCACCAGCCGGTCGACGGTGAACCCGGCGTCGCGCACCGCGTCGAACGTCCGGCTGAGCGGCCGACGGTAGTACTGCACCGCCTGACGGTAGGAACCGAGCAGGAACTCGTCGTCGAGCAGCTCGGTCTCGAAGTAGTTCTCGCGTTCGAACCAGTGCCAGTCCTCACCGGGATGGTGCACGGAGAACACGAGCTGGCCGCCTGGGCGCAACACGCGGTGGAATTCGGACAACGTCGGTCCGAAATCCTCCAGATAGTGGAGGACAAAGGACGCGGTGACGACGTCGATCGAACCATCCTCAAGGGACAGTGGCTTCGCGATGTCGGCGACCTCGAACTTCGCCAGGTCGCCGAACTCCTTGCGAGCCAGGGAGATCAGGCCTTCGCTCACATCGACACCCAGCACGTCGGCACCGCGGCCGGCGAGCAACGCGCTCAGGTGACCCGCCGCGCATCCGGCGTCGAGCACACGCTTGCCCACCACGTCACCGGCCAGCTCCACGATCGCCGGCCGGTCGTACAACGCGTTCGTGACGCTCTTCGCCGCGTGCTCGGCATACGCCTGGCTGAACTCGTCGTACTGCGCGGCTTCGAGCCGCGCGGCGCGAGCGCGGCCGACGATCTCGTCGATGACCGCACTCTTGGCGTCCGCGTAGTGCTGGATGTACGTCCAGGTTTTCGCAGCCAGTGTGCGTTTCTTCGCAAGGTATGTGGCCAGTTCCTCAGGATGTGTGCGCATCCGGTCACGGAAGAGCAGGTAACGCTCGGTCTGGCCGTTGCCCGGCGAGTGGACGTGGAGGTTGACCTTCGGATCGGTCCCGGTGAAACACCGGTGCTTCTCCCAGTCCGGCTCACGGATCACGAGCCGGTAGCCCGCGGCTTCGAGGGCCGGCACGTAGGCGTCCTCGTCGTCGGAATCCGGGACTTCCAGCAGGATGTCGATGATCGGCTTGGCGGCGAGACCGGGGACCGAAGTGGACCCGACGTGTTCGAGTAGCACCACTCTCTCGCCCAGCGCTGTGCGAATCCGCTCAGCCTCGTGTTCGAACAACACCGGCCACCGTGAGTCGTACTCGGCGAGCGTCACCGTGGTGTCGAGGCGCGGCGGCTCGTCGACCCACGCGTCCCGGATCTCCTCGTCGCTGTGCGGCTGCTGGCTGGTTTCCGACATGCGTCCCCCTGGACTCGGCAAACGGGCAGTCGGCCAGAATAACAGCGTCGCGCGAGGCCTACCTCAGGAAATCGGCAGCGGCAGAATGTCCCCGGTCGCCGCTCGCAGCGCAGCGCGCATCTCCGCACGCGGCGCGGGCCGGCCCGTGAAGTGCTCCGCCTGGCCGAACGCCTGGTGCAGCAACATGTCCAGCCCCGTCGCGAGCCGGCCGCCCCGAGCGGCAACAGCTTCGGCCAGCGGTGTCGGCCACGGGTGGTAGATCACGTCCAGCACGCTGGGCACGCCCGCGAGCGCGGCGATGTGAGCCAGCACCGCCTCCGGCGGCACGGTGTTCACCAGCACGGCCGTGCGCGCCGCCAGCGCCGGGAAGTCCACTTCGGACCACCGGAGCACCTCGACGTCGAGGCCCGCGGCCTGGGCCGCGTCGAGCGTCTCCCCCGCCCGCGCCGGCTCGCGCACCACGAGACTCGCGGCCGCCACACCCAGCGCGGCGAGCCCGACGACGGCGGCCGCCGCCGTCCCGCCGGCACCGAGCACCACGGCCCGGTCACCCGGCGAAGGTGTGTACCCACCCGCCGTCCGCAACGCGCCCGTGACGCCGTCGACGTCGGTGCAGTCCGCGAGCCAGCCGCCCTCGACGCGCACCAGCGTGTTCGCCGCACCGACGGCCGCCGCGCGCGGCGTGACCTCGACCGCGTGGTCGAGCGCCCGGCGCTTGCCCGGCATCGTCACCGACAGGCCGACCCACTCGGGGCCCAGCCCGTCGACGAACCCGGGCAGCTCCTCGGCGCCGGTCTCCACGCGCTCGTAGGTCCAGTCGGTGAGCCCGAGCGCGTCGAACGCCGCCCGGTGCAGCACCGGCGAGAGTGAGTGCTCGATCGGCTTGCCGAGCACCGCGGCCTTGCGCGGCCCGTCAGAAGACGCCACGGGACTGCGCCAGATCACGGTTCTTGTTGTGTTCGGCGTTGGTCGAGGCGAAGCAGGAGTGCCCGTCCTTCTCGCACTTCACGAAGTACAGCTCGTCGCCGTCCGGCGGGTTGAGCGCCGCCTTGATGGCGTCGGTGCTGGGCACCCCGATCGGGGTCGGCGGGAGGCCATAGTTCAGATACGTGTTGTACGGCCCCGGGGCTTCTCGATCCGCCTTGCTCGTGAGCAGGGTCGGTTTGTCGACCACGTAGTTCACGGTCGAGTCGAAGCCGAGTTTGATCTGCTGGTCGAGCCGGTTGTAGATGACCCGCGCGATCTTGGGGAAGTCGGGGGTGATCGCCTCGCGCTCGATGAGCGACGCGACGACCAGCGTCTCGTACGGCGTCTGCTTGGGCCCGGTGCTCTCCGAAGTGAGGCCGGCGGCCTGGATCGCCGCGGCCGACTGCTTCACGAGGTTCGTGATCAGCTCCGACGCGGTCCAGCCCGGTTTCACGTCGTAGAGCCCCGGCGCGATCAGGCCTTCGATGCGCTTGTCCTTGCTCAAGGCCTTCTGCGCGGGGTCCACCGCCCAGTCGGGCACGCCGAGCGTCTTGAGGTCGGCGTCCGCGACGGTCTTGCGCAACGCGTCGGTGGAGACACAGGTGCTCTTGCCGTCGAGTTCGGCGCACGAGGCTTTGGAGATCAGCGAGTAGACACCCGGCGAAACCGTGTTGTTGGGCTGTTTCACGTCGTCGAGCTGCATGTACGGGCGGATCTCCAACCGGCCGACGTGTGCGGCCGGCGAGGTGATCATCGAAACCGCGCTCTCGCCGGACATGTGCTGCTTGAGCAGGTAGTAGCCCTGCTGGATCCGGCTCAGCGCGGTGTTCTGCGCGCCGGCCTTCACGAACGCCGTGGTACTCGCGACGACACCCGCGTCCACCAGCTTGCCGCCGATCGCCGACGTGGTGTCGCCGTCCTCGACCTGGATGAGCGCGCTGCCTTCGCCGGTGCCGTCGAAGTCGTTGTAGCCGAAGAGCTTGTGGTAGCCGTAGTACGCGCCACCGGCGAAGACCACGAGGACCAGCAGCGCCGCGACCCAGCCCAGCGCGCGCTTGCTGCGCTTGCGCTTCTTCTTTTTCTTGGCGGGCGCGGGTTCTTCGGCGTATTCCTCGTCTTCGTAGTCGGCGTCCTCGTAGTCGCCGTACTCCTCGTCGTCGTACGCCTCGTCGTAGTCGCCGTCTTCGCGGTACTCGTCGTCGTAGTCGTCGTCGCCGAACAGCTCGTCGAGCTGCTCACGCTCCGGCGGCGCCGAGTCCGGCACCGTCGGGATCACGTCGGTCGGGTGCTCGACCGGCTGCGTCCGGCGCCTCGGCGACGGGCCCGGCCGGCCGAGCCGCGGGTCCGGGGAGCCGTCGGCGGGACCGGTGAAGCGCGGGTCGGGCGGCATGGAGCGATCTGCCGGGGCGTTGAACCGCGGGTCGGGCGGCATCGAGCCGTCAACGGGACCGGCGAAACGGGGGTCCCGAGGCAGGGAGCCGTCGGGCGGGCCGGCGAAACGGGGGTCGGGCGGCATGGAGCCATCTGCCGGGCCGTTGAACCGCGGGTCCGGCGGCATCGAACCATCGACAGGGCCAGCGAAGCGCGGGTCGCGAGGCATGGAGCCGTCAGGCGGACCAGCGAAGCGCGGGTCGGGCGGCATCGAACCGTCAACGGGACCAGCGAACCGCGGATCCGGCGGCATAGAACCGTCCACCGGACCGGCGAAACGCGGGTCGGGCGGCATGGAGCCGTCCGGGGGGCCGGTAGGGCGGCGGACCGCGCGTGAGGGCCCGGGGTCGCCGGGCAGCGGCAGGTCGCCGGTGTCCGAGCGCGGACGGCGGCGCGGGGGTGCCGGAGGCGCCTCGCCCGGCTCCGCCCGGCGACGGCGGCGCGGCGCGGCGGGCGGCGGGCCCGGCGGAGGAGGCGGCACGTCGCCGGCACCCCGCGGGTCACCGGAAGGCTGCGGGAGATCGGCGCCACGCGGGCCCGAAGACGGCGGCAGATCGCCACGGCGAGGGTCGGCCGAAGGCTGCGGCAAATCAGCACCGCGCGGGCCCGAAGACGGCGGCAGATCGCCACGGCGAGGGTCGGCCGAAGGCTGCGGCAAATCAGCACCGCGCGGGCCCGAAGACGGCGGCAGATCGCCACGGCGAGGGTCGGCCGAAGGCT
The sequence above is a segment of the Amycolatopsis sp. 2-15 genome. Coding sequences within it:
- a CDS encoding HAD-IA family hydrolase, whose product is MIVECRAVLFDVDGVLVDSAASGERSWTRWAHEYALDPAVVLDGVHGRRSTETVRLHLPEDQAEKGLRRIDELEIGDAGTTVAIPGAAELLASLAGDWAVVTSASRSLLEARLAAAGLPLAPVVVTAADVSRGKPDPEGYLLGARRVGVPIGECAIFEDSGNGLAAAVAAGPAAVVGVGRGALDSPAAPVVRDLTGIHWTAAGLRVDAVLRA
- a CDS encoding GrpB family protein, whose product is MSETSQQPHSDEEIRDAWVDEPPRLDTTVTLAEYDSRWPVLFEHEAERIRTALGERVVLLEHVGSTSVPGLAAKPIIDILLEVPDSDDEDAYVPALEAAGYRLVIREPDWEKHRCFTGTDPKVNLHVHSPGNGQTERYLLFRDRMRTHPEELATYLAKKRTLAAKTWTYIQHYADAKSAVIDEIVGRARAARLEAAQYDEFSQAYAEHAAKSVTNALYDRPAIVELAGDVVGKRVLDAGCAAGHLSALLAGRGADVLGVDVSEGLISLARKEFGDLAKFEVADIAKPLSLEDGSIDVVTASFVLHYLEDFGPTLSEFHRVLRPGGQLVFSVHHPGEDWHWFERENYFETELLDDEFLLGSYRQAVQYYRRPLSRTFDAVRDAGFTVDRLVEPMAVAEADEADPRVVKGLRTKPRFLYFRCVAGKA
- a CDS encoding shikimate dehydrogenase is translated as MLGKPIEHSLSPVLHRAAFDALGLTDWTYERVETGAEELPGFVDGLGPEWVGLSVTMPGKRRALDHAVEVTPRAAAVGAANTLVRVEGGWLADCTDVDGVTGALRTAGGYTPSPGDRAVVLGAGGTAAAAVVGLAALGVAAASLVVREPARAGETLDAAQAAGLDVEVLRWSEVDFPALAARTAVLVNTVPPEAVLAHIAALAGVPSVLDVIYHPWPTPLAEAVAARGGRLATGLDMLLHQAFGQAEHFTGRPAPRAEMRAALRAATGDILPLPIS
- the mltG gene encoding endolytic transglycosylase MltG → MPPDPRFAGPPDGSLPRDPRFAGPVDGSMPPDPRFNAPADRSMPPDPRFTGPADGSPDPRLGRPGPSPRRRTQPVEHPTDVIPTVPDSAPPEREQLDELFGDDDYDDEYREDGDYDEAYDDEEYGDYEDADYEDEEYAEEPAPAKKKKKRKRSKRALGWVAALLVLVVFAGGAYYGYHKLFGYNDFDGTGEGSALIQVEDGDTTSAIGGKLVDAGVVASTTAFVKAGAQNTALSRIQQGYYLLKQHMSGESAVSMITSPAAHVGRLEIRPYMQLDDVKQPNNTVSPGVYSLISKASCAELDGKSTCVSTDALRKTVADADLKTLGVPDWAVDPAQKALSKDKRIEGLIAPGLYDVKPGWTASELITNLVKQSAAAIQAAGLTSESTGPKQTPYETLVVASLIEREAITPDFPKIARVIYNRLDQQIKLGFDSTVNYVVDKPTLLTSKADREAPGPYNTYLNYGLPPTPIGVPSTDAIKAALNPPDGDELYFVKCEKDGHSCFASTNAEHNKNRDLAQSRGVF